A genomic region of Candidatus Limnocylindrales bacterium contains the following coding sequences:
- a CDS encoding amino acid permease, with protein MVLIKRPRNVSSSRAAAMLYGDWGTSKAYVTGIAFALAGYSSFYLILAMALLTTLVGINYIWICKYYPDGGGVYSSVRNRSRTLAVIGALLLTADYTVTASLSSLDAFHYLEFPHPHWWAIGSLALLGVVNIFGPRHSGGMAIFLAVPTVLVVAVLLGASLSHLSEVQLTPLSGGFLNNWLNFVGIVLALSGVEAIANMTGVMKLDPGSTEDNPSVHKTARNAILPVLIEVTVFTTALGLIMHAVPNLSDHTEDMIRFLGEYYIGEGFANVVSIVFGLLLLSACNTAIVGMIAVFYMMSRDGEMPQAFSRLNKYGVPWIPLLLATIIPILVLLFESDLTHLAALYAIGVVGAITINLGATATNFQLGLSPLERGVMLGTFGLMAFIEATIAYEKRNALIFAVIMLTTGLVIRYGAKTYERKRQMAVSERIPTPTPHLVSTRPVTSILVAVRGVTDTLRFAIEEAKLRQATLYVLFIREIAISLLPSVAKLPEDKEAQEVFSTAKALSNGLKVIPVYAVSNSPAEVILDEAATLGVDYLILGSSTRNALVKLLKGNVIEEVARQLPEEIKLVIYG; from the coding sequence ATGGTGCTGATTAAACGCCCGAGAAATGTAAGCTCTTCCCGGGCTGCTGCGATGCTGTATGGAGACTGGGGAACCAGTAAGGCCTACGTAACAGGAATTGCCTTTGCCCTGGCCGGTTACTCTTCTTTCTATCTTATTCTGGCCATGGCCCTTCTGACTACCCTCGTAGGGATTAATTACATCTGGATCTGTAAATACTATCCCGATGGAGGTGGGGTTTATTCTTCGGTTAGAAATCGTTCACGTACTTTAGCAGTTATTGGCGCCCTTCTTCTAACGGCGGATTATACCGTAACCGCTTCTCTGAGTAGCCTGGATGCTTTTCATTATTTAGAGTTCCCGCACCCGCATTGGTGGGCTATAGGTTCCCTGGCTTTACTTGGGGTTGTGAATATTTTTGGACCACGTCATAGTGGTGGAATGGCCATATTCCTAGCGGTTCCTACTGTTCTGGTAGTTGCCGTTCTCTTGGGAGCTTCTTTATCCCATTTATCGGAAGTCCAATTAACTCCTTTGAGTGGAGGATTCCTGAATAACTGGCTTAATTTTGTGGGAATTGTTCTGGCACTCTCGGGAGTGGAAGCCATTGCCAACATGACCGGGGTGATGAAATTAGATCCGGGCAGTACCGAAGACAACCCTTCCGTCCATAAGACAGCCAGAAATGCTATTCTTCCTGTACTGATAGAGGTCACCGTATTTACCACAGCTTTAGGACTTATTATGCATGCCGTTCCCAATCTATCGGATCACACGGAAGACATGATTCGTTTTCTAGGGGAGTATTATATCGGAGAGGGTTTTGCCAATGTGGTCAGTATTGTTTTTGGATTGCTTCTTCTGTCAGCCTGCAATACGGCTATTGTGGGAATGATCGCTGTTTTCTACATGATGTCTAGAGATGGAGAAATGCCTCAAGCTTTCAGCCGCCTCAATAAATATGGAGTTCCCTGGATTCCTCTTCTGCTGGCCACTATAATTCCCATTTTAGTTCTTCTCTTTGAAAGTGATTTAACCCACCTGGCGGCTTTATATGCCATTGGCGTTGTGGGAGCCATTACCATCAATCTGGGAGCTACCGCCACGAATTTTCAACTCGGGTTGTCTCCCCTGGAACGGGGGGTCATGCTGGGAACTTTTGGTTTGATGGCCTTCATTGAAGCTACCATTGCCTATGAAAAGCGAAATGCCCTAATTTTTGCGGTAATTATGTTGACCACCGGGCTGGTCATCCGATATGGCGCCAAGACTTACGAGCGAAAACGGCAGATGGCTGTTTCAGAAAGGATTCCCACACCTACGCCTCATCTGGTTTCTACAAGGCCGGTAACTTCCATCCTGGTAGCGGTTCGAGGCGTTACGGATACCTTGCGCTTTGCAATCGAAGAGGCTAAATTGCGTCAGGCTACCTTGTATGTGCTTTTTATCAGGGAAATAGCCATCAGCTTATTGCCCAGTGTTGCCAAGCTTCCAGAGGATAAAGAAGCCCAGGAAGTTTTCTCAACGGCTAAAGCCCTCAGTAATGGACTCAAAGTCATTCCGGTCTATGCAGTCAGCAATTCCCCTGCAGAGGTTATCCTCGATGAAGCCGCTACCCTGGGTGTTGATTACTTAATCCTCGGCAGTTCTACACGGAATGCCTTAGTCAAGCTCCTTAAGGGAAACGTCATTGAAGAGGTCGCCAGACAACTTCCTGAAGAAATTAAGTTGGTTATTTACGGCTAA
- a CDS encoding pyridoxal phosphate-dependent aminotransferase has protein sequence MPKFSERMNLLGTESAFEVLAKAKALERQGRDILHFEIGEPDFDTPEHIKEAAIKALREGYTHYCPAPGIPILREAIAEHISNTRKIPVSPEEVVVTPGAKPIMFYGIMACVDPGDEVIYPNPGFPIYESVINFVGAKPIPVPLLEEKGFSFDMEVFEKSITPKTRMIILNSPQNPTGGILLESDLKRIAEIAREKNIWILSDEIYDQILYTGRFVSITSLADVKDQTILLNGFSKTYAMTGWRLGYGVMPKKLAELVTRLIINCNSCTATFAQMAAFEALKGPQDSVARMVAEFKQRRDLIVSGLNQIPGISCQVPQGAFYVFPNVKSFQKPASQLADYLLEEAGIAVLSGTAFGKYGEGYLRFSYANSQENIKKMLKRLEEALARFK, from the coding sequence ATGCCTAAGTTTTCTGAGCGAATGAACTTACTGGGAACAGAGTCGGCTTTTGAGGTTTTGGCCAAAGCAAAAGCTCTGGAGCGCCAGGGCCGGGATATCTTACACTTTGAGATAGGAGAGCCGGATTTTGATACCCCTGAACATATTAAGGAAGCAGCCATCAAAGCTTTAAGGGAGGGTTATACCCATTACTGCCCGGCTCCTGGAATCCCTATACTTCGAGAGGCCATCGCAGAACATATCTCCAACACCCGTAAGATTCCCGTTAGTCCAGAAGAAGTCGTGGTCACCCCTGGAGCAAAGCCGATCATGTTCTATGGCATTATGGCCTGTGTAGATCCGGGGGATGAAGTTATTTATCCCAATCCCGGATTTCCCATCTATGAATCGGTGATTAACTTCGTAGGCGCCAAACCTATTCCGGTTCCACTCCTGGAAGAGAAGGGATTTAGCTTTGATATGGAGGTCTTTGAGAAAAGTATTACGCCCAAAACCCGTATGATTATCCTGAACTCTCCCCAAAATCCCACCGGTGGAATTCTTTTGGAATCGGATTTGAAACGAATTGCAGAAATTGCCAGGGAAAAAAATATCTGGATTTTATCCGATGAAATTTACGATCAGATTTTATATACCGGTCGGTTTGTGAGTATTACCAGCCTGGCGGACGTAAAAGACCAGACCATCTTACTAAATGGATTTTCTAAGACCTATGCCATGACAGGGTGGCGACTGGGATACGGGGTCATGCCGAAAAAGCTGGCAGAGCTTGTGACCCGATTGATTATCAATTGTAATTCCTGTACGGCCACTTTTGCTCAAATGGCGGCTTTTGAAGCCTTGAAGGGTCCTCAAGACTCGGTTGCCAGGATGGTAGCCGAATTCAAACAAAGGCGGGATCTCATCGTATCCGGGCTGAATCAGATTCCGGGCATAAGCTGTCAGGTTCCCCAAGGGGCTTTTTATGTATTTCCCAATGTGAAGAGTTTTCAAAAACCTGCCAGTCAACTGGCCGATTATCTTTTAGAGGAAGCCGGTATTGCCGTTTTATCCGGTACCGCCTTCGGAAAGTATGGGGAAGGTTATCTACGTTTTTCCTATGCCAATTCCCAGGAGAATATTAAAAAGATGTTAAAACGTTTGGAAGAAGCCCTGGCTCGTTTCAAATAA
- a CDS encoding glucose 1-dehydrogenase has product MQEKGRVALITGGGTGIGRASSLALARQGIQVAINYSKSAREAQETAQEAEKMGVSAMTIQADVSKDAEVRAMVKKVMDTWGRIDMLINCAGWSQRTPFNDLEAHTEELWDRNLAINLKGVFFCSRAVADIMKRQGQGAIVIIASVAGITGVGSSIAYAASKAGVICLTKSLAKILAPEVRVNAIAPGLVETRWIEGWADADEIRDQTLKTTPLKRISTPEDIAEAVCFLATDARMITGQVLVIDGGKIM; this is encoded by the coding sequence ATGCAAGAAAAAGGAAGAGTCGCTCTCATTACAGGTGGAGGAACGGGTATTGGCCGTGCTTCAAGTTTGGCCCTGGCCCGCCAGGGGATTCAGGTAGCCATCAATTATTCTAAATCCGCTCGAGAAGCCCAAGAAACCGCTCAAGAAGCCGAGAAGATGGGTGTTTCAGCCATGACGATTCAGGCAGATGTTTCCAAGGATGCAGAAGTTCGAGCCATGGTCAAAAAGGTTATGGATACCTGGGGACGTATCGATATGTTGATTAACTGTGCCGGATGGTCCCAGCGAACCCCCTTTAATGACCTGGAAGCCCATACCGAGGAGCTTTGGGACAGGAATCTGGCTATTAACCTCAAAGGTGTCTTCTTTTGCTCGCGGGCGGTAGCCGATATCATGAAGCGTCAGGGACAAGGTGCTATTGTCATTATAGCCTCGGTAGCCGGAATTACAGGAGTTGGAAGTTCCATTGCCTATGCTGCTTCAAAGGCCGGGGTTATTTGCCTGACCAAATCTCTGGCTAAAATCTTAGCCCCCGAGGTTCGGGTCAATGCCATTGCCCCAGGGCTTGTAGAAACTCGATGGATTGAGGGCTGGGCCGATGCAGATGAAATACGCGATCAGACCCTTAAGACGACTCCTTTAAAAAGGATTTCAACCCCTGAAGATATCGCAGAAGCCGTCTGTTTTCTGGCAACTGACGCCCGAATGATTACCGGCCAGGTTCTGGTAATCGATGGGGGAAAAATTATGTAA
- a CDS encoding PepSY domain-containing protein, with product MRILKKMLLGGVMVLSTGPVVAMNKDFKMPETKVSMETCLRAALTKRAGDIEKLEFTVKKDGPAYEIEIRDNDTTEWEYTCHANTGEIVGEDREVNLRDPLFKARIKVTDAEAKKVVLTTYPGKILQTEYEMKPDGRAVYEFDVRTSGEGGKEIKVEVDTATAEITESSEKIYQIGREPDEMVR from the coding sequence ATGAGAATCCTTAAAAAAATGCTGCTTGGGGGGGTTATGGTTTTATCTACAGGTCCTGTTGTGGCCATGAATAAAGATTTCAAAATGCCGGAAACCAAAGTAAGTATGGAAACCTGTCTGAGAGCAGCCCTGACCAAGCGGGCTGGAGACATTGAAAAGTTGGAATTTACGGTTAAAAAAGACGGTCCGGCTTATGAAATCGAGATTAGAGATAACGATACCACAGAATGGGAGTATACCTGCCATGCAAATACCGGTGAGATTGTGGGAGAAGATCGAGAAGTTAATTTAAGAGACCCGCTTTTCAAGGCCAGGATAAAGGTAACCGATGCCGAGGCTAAGAAAGTGGTACTCACTACCTACCCCGGTAAGATTCTGCAAACCGAGTATGAAATGAAGCCGGATGGCAGGGCCGTTTATGAATTTGATGTGAGAACCTCCGGAGAGGGTGGCAAGGAGATCAAGGTAGAAGTCGATACGGCTACCGCAGAGATTACCGAGTCAAGCGAAAAAATTTACCAGATCGGAAGAGAACCTGATGAGATGGTAAGATAA
- a CDS encoding tetratricopeptide repeat protein: MKKYHRYYLIFFLLILFNLFRLEPALSAPTDPSGNPYSGEATFPEPEPFLQSLIAKYKKGNFQEALQELEPYLFRLQDTLNSVEASPTTSPENTPLSHLQDPIWKARFLFLAGYLYFQQGRFLKASEVWNLLITRIPSFILNDYGQYYLAESYRKQELYPEALQAYQTLIDRYPSSLLQAEARFQIAKVLELLKKYPEAVAAYIQFSKKFSDHPLAPKALWDSARLLEEQHSFKITLETYRNLQRSYPYSFWAAQAYKREKEIYAQYPTLEPEWNDQELYQEGERLYNLNLFSQAQETLNRLIKKFPESPFLEKALLLSGKIAYNLRENEEALKIFENFLTRYTQNKEIPRVLNLMARIYLRMENGDKFLTIYQKLNTTYPHDKWTLDTLYLLGTFYEENQQNFKKALSTYEIFLKRSPRGPRQEDALWRSAWIYYRSGEYQKSRNILIELIRKYPHSYYYEEALYWAGRASEKLRDWRKAVEFFQRAHLTHPRSYYGIRSLDHLTSLFKEHPGLQNLKVQNPDSPGQLKLKPTANQLSSTTYRQQLLKAQELTKLALYEEAARELEKALQSENKMRISSEIYRLLELYYEARNYRKLVQFSRQYFSDWLRRGDSSVPGNFWKMAYPLGYEELVRRYTTPQIDPFLVYSIMMAESEFNPDVRSPAAATGLMQLIYSTANRLAQNMGITQFSEEMLLNAELNIALGVSYLEELLIRFKGNIVPVIASYNAGEDRVEAWLRQQSGEDPEMFIAGIPYRETKKYVQRVLWYYEEYKRIYGNQ, encoded by the coding sequence ATGAAAAAATATCATCGATACTATCTTATTTTTTTCCTGCTTATCTTATTTAATCTATTCAGGTTGGAACCGGCCCTATCAGCCCCAACAGATCCGTCCGGGAATCCCTACTCCGGAGAAGCCACATTCCCCGAACCAGAACCTTTCCTGCAGAGTTTGATAGCCAAATATAAAAAGGGCAACTTTCAAGAGGCTCTCCAGGAACTGGAACCGTATCTATTTCGACTCCAGGACACCTTGAACAGCGTAGAGGCATCTCCTACGACCTCTCCAGAAAACACCCCTCTTTCCCACCTGCAAGATCCGATCTGGAAAGCCCGGTTTCTCTTCCTGGCCGGGTATCTCTATTTCCAGCAGGGCAGGTTCTTAAAAGCTTCTGAAGTCTGGAATCTTTTAATCACCCGGATTCCTTCCTTTATCCTGAACGATTACGGCCAATATTACCTGGCAGAAAGTTATCGAAAACAAGAACTTTATCCTGAAGCCCTCCAGGCTTATCAAACTCTGATCGATCGCTACCCCTCCAGTCTTCTCCAGGCGGAGGCCCGGTTTCAGATTGCAAAGGTTTTAGAACTTCTAAAAAAATACCCGGAAGCTGTCGCGGCCTATATCCAATTTTCTAAAAAATTTTCAGATCACCCCCTGGCTCCCAAAGCCCTTTGGGACTCGGCCCGTCTTTTGGAAGAGCAGCATAGCTTTAAGATTACCCTGGAAACCTACCGAAACCTGCAGAGAAGCTATCCTTACTCATTCTGGGCAGCCCAGGCCTATAAGCGGGAAAAAGAAATCTATGCCCAGTATCCAACTTTAGAACCTGAATGGAATGATCAGGAACTCTACCAGGAGGGGGAACGCCTCTACAACTTAAATTTATTTTCCCAGGCTCAAGAGACCCTCAACCGGCTGATTAAAAAATTTCCTGAAAGCCCTTTTTTGGAAAAAGCCCTTCTCCTGTCAGGGAAAATAGCCTATAACCTCCGGGAAAACGAGGAAGCCCTCAAAATCTTCGAAAACTTCCTGACCCGTTATACTCAGAATAAAGAAATCCCTCGAGTACTAAATCTCATGGCCAGAATCTATCTTCGGATGGAGAATGGAGATAAATTTTTAACAATCTATCAGAAACTGAATACGACCTATCCCCACGATAAATGGACCTTAGATACCCTTTATTTGCTCGGGACCTTCTATGAAGAAAACCAACAGAATTTCAAGAAGGCCCTGAGTACCTATGAAATTTTTTTAAAAAGATCCCCGCGAGGCCCTCGCCAGGAGGATGCCCTCTGGCGAAGTGCCTGGATCTACTACCGATCTGGAGAGTATCAAAAGTCCCGGAATATTCTGATAGAACTTATACGTAAATACCCGCATTCTTATTACTACGAAGAAGCCTTATATTGGGCCGGGAGGGCTTCTGAAAAGTTGAGAGATTGGAGAAAAGCCGTAGAGTTTTTCCAGAGAGCCCATCTTACCCATCCCAGGTCTTACTACGGTATCCGAAGTTTAGACCATCTGACCTCTCTTTTCAAAGAACACCCGGGGCTTCAAAATCTCAAGGTTCAAAATCCAGACTCTCCCGGGCAACTCAAACTAAAACCGACCGCCAATCAGCTCTCCTCAACCACCTATCGTCAACAACTTCTCAAAGCCCAAGAGCTTACGAAACTGGCCCTTTATGAGGAAGCTGCCCGGGAATTGGAAAAGGCTTTACAGAGCGAAAATAAGATGAGGATATCTTCTGAAATTTACCGATTGCTTGAACTGTATTACGAAGCCCGGAATTACCGTAAATTGGTTCAATTCTCCCGACAATATTTTTCAGACTGGCTGCGTCGAGGAGATTCCTCAGTACCCGGTAACTTCTGGAAAATGGCTTATCCACTTGGATATGAAGAATTAGTCAGGCGATATACCACCCCTCAGATCGATCCTTTTCTGGTTTACTCCATTATGATGGCGGAAAGCGAATTTAATCCTGATGTACGCTCCCCTGCGGCTGCGACTGGATTGATGCAGCTTATTTACAGCACCGCCAACCGGCTGGCTCAAAACATGGGGATTACCCAGTTTTCTGAGGAGATGCTCCTGAATGCCGAATTGAACATTGCTTTGGGGGTTTCTTACCTGGAAGAACTCTTAATCCGGTTTAAAGGGAATATTGTTCCGGTCATTGCCAGTTACAACGCTGGAGAGGATCGGGTAGAGGCCTGGTTGCGGCAACAGTCTGGAGAAGACCCTGAGATGTTCATTGCCGGTATTCCTTATCGGGAGACCAAGAAATACGTTCAACGGGTGTTATGGTATTATGAAGAGTACAAACGAATCTATGGAAATCAATAA
- the rfbD gene encoding dTDP-4-dehydrorhamnose reductase — MKIFITGAGGMLGTDLMRELGKTYEVSGANAIECDVTDYYRVSEIISAQKPDVIIHTAAYTDVDGAEIHHERAFKVNQEGTRNVALAAREVGAKMFHISTDYVFGGAKKMPYVEDDPPNPLGIYAKSKLQGELEVQKHLQNYLIIRTAWLYGKHGDNFVRSILRLAQTTDTLRVVNDQIGSPTYTKDLCWGIEKLLEKDITGIIHLTNSGSCSWYEFALAILKYANISNAQVLPISTSQLRRPAPRPYYSVLSNAKFKMITGYEMRPWEAGLKEYLSS; from the coding sequence ATGAAAATATTTATAACCGGTGCCGGGGGCATGCTAGGCACAGATTTAATGCGGGAATTAGGAAAAACTTATGAGGTTTCAGGAGCGAATGCCATAGAATGTGATGTGACGGATTATTACAGAGTCAGTGAGATTATATCTGCTCAGAAGCCCGATGTGATTATCCATACGGCGGCTTACACAGATGTAGATGGAGCTGAAATCCATCACGAAAGGGCTTTTAAAGTTAACCAGGAAGGAACCCGAAATGTAGCTTTGGCCGCCAGAGAAGTAGGAGCAAAAATGTTCCATATCAGTACCGATTATGTCTTTGGGGGAGCTAAGAAAATGCCCTATGTAGAAGATGATCCACCTAATCCATTGGGTATTTATGCTAAATCTAAGCTACAAGGGGAACTTGAGGTTCAAAAACACCTTCAGAATTATTTAATTATCCGAACTGCCTGGCTATATGGGAAACATGGTGATAACTTTGTTAGATCTATCCTAAGACTGGCTCAAACCACCGATACCCTTCGGGTTGTAAATGATCAGATTGGATCACCCACTTATACTAAAGATCTCTGTTGGGGAATTGAAAAGTTACTGGAAAAGGATATTACAGGAATTATCCATTTAACCAACAGCGGCTCTTGTAGCTGGTACGAGTTTGCCCTGGCCATTCTCAAATATGCCAACATCTCCAACGCCCAGGTGCTTCCTATCAGTACCAGCCAGTTAAGACGTCCGGCGCCGCGTCCCTATTATTCCGTTTTAAGTAATGCAAAGTTTAAAATGATAACCGGTTATGAAATGCGACCCTGGGAAGCAGGATTGAAAGAGTATCTGAGCTCTTAA
- a CDS encoding GDP-mannose 4,6-dehydratase, producing MKVLITGITGFVGGYLTELLARESYQIYGTYLDPFNLKNLSPSQQKATFYPCDLTQPEAIEAVVKAVQPDVVYHLAGMSHVQKSWSIRETTLKVNLFGALNLLESLRKFAPSAKTLMVSSSEVYGNVPLDLQPISENAPLRPLTPYAASKASLELLCHPYIYGDKLHIVIVRPFNHTGPRQDPSFVCSDFARQIAEIEKGLREPRIYVGNLDARRDFSDVRDVVRGYQMIMKKGQTGEIYNIASGKAYAIGELLDILLSLSPAKIQISPDPDRVRPSDIHLLLGDNTKVRRQIGWEPEIPIQDTLRDILSYWRERI from the coding sequence TTGAAAGTTCTTATTACAGGTATTACAGGTTTTGTAGGTGGTTATCTTACGGAACTCCTTGCCAGAGAGTCCTATCAAATTTACGGAACTTATCTGGATCCCTTTAATCTTAAAAACTTATCCCCCTCCCAACAAAAGGCTACCTTTTATCCATGTGATTTAACCCAGCCGGAGGCTATTGAGGCGGTCGTTAAGGCAGTTCAACCTGACGTAGTTTACCATCTGGCCGGCATGAGCCATGTCCAAAAATCCTGGTCTATTCGAGAGACTACCTTAAAGGTCAACCTTTTTGGTGCCTTAAATCTTCTTGAATCCCTCCGGAAATTTGCCCCTTCTGCCAAAACTCTTATGGTAAGTTCCAGTGAAGTGTATGGAAATGTCCCTTTGGATCTTCAACCTATTTCTGAAAACGCCCCGCTTCGGCCCTTGACTCCCTATGCTGCCAGTAAAGCTTCCCTGGAATTGCTTTGCCATCCTTATATTTACGGGGATAAGCTTCACATCGTTATTGTCAGACCTTTTAATCATACGGGTCCACGCCAGGATCCCTCCTTTGTCTGTTCAGATTTTGCCAGACAAATTGCCGAAATTGAAAAGGGTTTACGAGAACCCAGGATTTATGTTGGCAACTTAGATGCCCGGCGAGATTTCTCCGATGTTCGTGACGTGGTAAGGGGTTATCAGATGATTATGAAAAAGGGGCAGACCGGTGAGATCTATAATATCGCTTCCGGCAAAGCTTATGCTATCGGAGAACTTCTGGATATCTTACTCAGTTTAAGTCCGGCTAAAATCCAAATAAGTCCGGATCCCGACCGGGTAAGACCTTCAGATATCCACCTGCTCCTGGGAGATAACACAAAAGTTCGTCGTCAAATTGGCTGGGAACCCGAAATTCCCATCCAGGATACGCTACGGGATATTTTAAGCTATTGGAGAGAAAGGATTTAA
- a CDS encoding threonine synthase, translated as MRLVQRFYTLQCVRCDTFWDEHQTTTVCLRCRNALDVKYDYDYIRDRLNLYSLKNSPLSALKYMDFYPIENRRRVVSLDEGATPLHRSQNLSKALGLKNLYVKDEGANPTGVFKDRGSMVEFTKALELGAQAVCVASTGNMAASCSAYAAIAGLPCYVLVPEGTAIGKLSQTLAYGARVLQVRGTYGDAVRLTEKMAEDHKFYLAGDYAFRAEGQKSISYEIIEQLYWKAPDFVIVPIGCGTNLAAIWKGFVEFKKLGFIDTLPKLIGVQPEGCSTICEAFKRNIDRAVLIEKPKTIASAVGIGVPQDDIKALRALRESKGYCLTVTDSEILASQQELAKTESIFVEPSAAIPIAVLPTLLKEKIIHEEDVVVCIATGNGLKDPHAVLKILPSPPSIEALSSEVDKFLKNRLYEIQGIKLKDQGEILFQQVPEKDKLLDLVEQEFKVNLRNPYGDHLYILAREFEEKGKAVTRTDLQNLVETVLKSTSPHKFLKVLDYQVVATKHARPRATVTLEFEGKRTISESEGVGPVDAAIQALRKAVQETHDFECHLVDYQVHIDTSGTDSAVEVTMTLKDKENNQVVAVGTSPDIIVASIEAFEEGYNVLYGKNQTPLET; from the coding sequence ATGCGCCTGGTTCAAAGATTTTATACATTACAGTGTGTCAGGTGTGATACATTTTGGGATGAGCATCAGACCACTACAGTGTGTCTGAGATGTCGGAATGCTCTGGATGTCAAATATGATTATGACTATATCCGAGACCGGCTTAACCTCTATTCTCTTAAAAATTCTCCGTTAAGTGCCCTCAAATATATGGATTTTTATCCCATTGAGAACCGTCGCCGGGTGGTTTCTTTGGATGAAGGTGCTACCCCCCTTCATCGGTCTCAGAATTTATCTAAAGCTCTGGGGTTGAAAAATCTCTATGTGAAAGACGAGGGGGCCAATCCCACAGGAGTATTTAAAGATCGAGGCTCAATGGTAGAGTTTACCAAGGCCCTGGAATTAGGAGCTCAGGCTGTTTGTGTGGCTTCCACAGGAAATATGGCGGCTTCTTGTTCTGCTTATGCGGCTATTGCAGGTCTTCCTTGTTATGTCTTGGTTCCTGAGGGAACAGCCATTGGTAAGTTATCTCAGACCCTGGCCTATGGCGCTCGGGTGTTACAGGTTCGGGGGACGTATGGAGATGCCGTGAGATTGACCGAGAAGATGGCCGAAGATCATAAATTTTATCTGGCAGGGGATTATGCCTTTCGGGCCGAAGGACAAAAATCAATCAGCTATGAAATTATCGAACAACTCTACTGGAAAGCCCCTGACTTTGTCATCGTTCCCATAGGCTGCGGGACTAATCTGGCTGCTATTTGGAAGGGGTTCGTAGAATTTAAAAAATTAGGATTCATCGATACCCTGCCGAAGTTGATCGGGGTACAACCCGAGGGGTGTTCTACCATTTGTGAGGCCTTTAAGCGAAACATAGATCGGGCAGTTCTCATAGAAAAACCTAAAACCATTGCCTCGGCCGTAGGCATTGGAGTTCCCCAGGACGATATCAAAGCCTTGAGGGCCCTGAGAGAATCCAAAGGATACTGCTTAACGGTTACAGATTCTGAAATTTTAGCCTCTCAACAGGAGCTGGCCAAAACGGAATCCATCTTCGTAGAACCTTCTGCAGCTATTCCTATCGCAGTTCTTCCAACCCTCCTGAAGGAGAAAATTATTCATGAGGAAGACGTGGTCGTCTGTATTGCCACGGGAAATGGCTTAAAAGACCCCCATGCAGTTCTGAAGATCCTTCCTTCTCCTCCCTCTATAGAGGCTTTGAGCAGCGAAGTAGATAAATTTCTAAAGAACCGTTTGTATGAAATTCAGGGAATTAAACTTAAAGATCAAGGAGAGATCCTCTTTCAACAGGTTCCCGAGAAAGACAAGCTCTTGGATCTGGTGGAACAGGAGTTCAAGGTAAACTTGAGAAATCCCTATGGAGACCATCTTTATATCCTGGCTCGGGAATTTGAAGAAAAGGGAAAAGCAGTGACACGAACGGATCTACAGAACCTGGTGGAAACGGTTCTAAAGAGTACCAGCCCGCATAAATTTCTCAAGGTTTTGGATTATCAGGTTGTTGCGACAAAACATGCCCGTCCCAGGGCCACTGTAACCCTGGAATTTGAAGGGAAGCGGACCATTTCAGAGAGCGAAGGGGTGGGTCCTGTGGATGCTGCTATCCAGGCTCTTCGGAAGGCGGTTCAGGAAACCCATGACTTTGAATGCCACCTGGTGGATTATCAGGTTCATATCGATACCTCAGGGACAGATTCTGCCGTTGAAGTGACCATGACCTTGAAAGATAAAGAAAACAACCAGGTGGTAGCGGTGGGGACTTCTCCGGATATCATCGTAGCCTCTATCGAAGCCTTCGAGGAAGGTTACAATGTACTTTACGGAAAGAATCAGACCCCGCTGGAGACTTAA